A genomic segment from uncultured Alistipes sp. encodes:
- a CDS encoding transposase: MSKKRKIRCPHCGFLETIKWGTRSGCSRYYCKNCGSYFTDRRDWISDKNKFIWFARWVRGKQRICDLASESGYSERTLKRYFYRLLPQCPLWQIQRREKVNLLIDGTYFSNKICLVVYRDHNIKMTLLYRITRSETLRDLKADLTAIRDVGIQIESVTCDGSPNIIKAVREVCPEAILQRCTVHVAREIETWITRKPQTVAAQELLELVHLLNGVQTHDEAQLWIRAFIDWYRRHEPFINEKTVDELSGRWWFTHKMLHRSVSHIKRAIPDLFSYTRYPNVPKSSNSIESFFGHLKDNLRIHRGLSEQHFKDFVKWYLFLNSNDGIIKKRK; encoded by the coding sequence ATGTCAAAAAAACGAAAAATACGCTGTCCTCATTGTGGCTTTTTAGAGACAATAAAATGGGGTACTCGTAGCGGTTGCAGCCGCTATTATTGTAAGAATTGTGGCAGCTATTTTACGGATCGTCGAGACTGGATTTCCGATAAAAACAAGTTTATATGGTTCGCGCGTTGGGTTCGCGGTAAACAGCGTATTTGTGACCTTGCGAGTGAGAGCGGATACAGCGAACGCACCCTAAAAAGATACTTCTATCGGCTCTTGCCCCAGTGCCCTTTATGGCAGATACAGCGACGCGAGAAGGTAAATCTTCTGATCGACGGCACCTACTTCTCAAATAAGATTTGTCTGGTTGTATATCGGGATCACAACATCAAGATGACCCTCCTCTATCGCATAACCAGGAGTGAAACGCTGCGGGATTTGAAAGCAGACCTAACGGCTATACGCGATGTCGGCATTCAAATTGAGAGTGTCACCTGTGATGGATCTCCCAATATCATAAAAGCGGTGCGGGAAGTGTGTCCGGAGGCGATCTTGCAGCGTTGTACGGTACATGTAGCGCGAGAGATAGAGACGTGGATTACACGCAAACCACAGACCGTAGCGGCACAGGAACTCCTCGAACTGGTGCACTTGTTAAATGGAGTACAAACACATGATGAGGCACAGTTATGGATACGGGCTTTTATTGACTGGTATCGGCGACACGAACCATTTATCAATGAAAAAACCGTAGATGAGCTGTCGGGAAGATGGTGGTTTACGCATAAGATGCTGCATCGAAGTGTCTCGCATATCAAGCGTGCCATACCCGATCTGTTTTCATACACGCGATACCCTAATGTACCTAAATCTTCAAATTCTATTGAGTCGTTCTTCGGTCACTTGAAGGATAATTTAAGAATCCATCGTGGACTCTCGGAACAACATTTTAAGGACTTTGTAAAGTGGTATCTTTTCCTGAACAGCAATGATGGAATTATTAAGAAACGCAAATGA
- the yajC gene encoding preprotein translocase subunit YajC encodes MINFLQAASAAAPTEPQPGFMQQYSFIIMIALMVLVLWLFMWRPEAKRRKQMQAFRDGLKKGDKIITAGGIYGVVKEVKETSLLIEVDSNVTLRIDKNMVVADNSDLQRQ; translated from the coding sequence ATGATCAATTTCCTTCAGGCCGCTTCCGCGGCTGCTCCCACAGAACCCCAGCCGGGTTTCATGCAGCAGTACAGTTTCATCATCATGATCGCCCTGATGGTGCTCGTCCTCTGGCTCTTCATGTGGCGTCCCGAAGCCAAGCGCCGCAAGCAGATGCAGGCCTTCCGCGACGGACTCAAAAAGGGTGACAAGATCATCACCGCCGGAGGTATCTACGGCGTCGTCAAGGAGGTCAAGGAGACTTCGCTGCTCATTGAGGTCGACAGCAACGTTACCCTCCGCATCGACAAGAACATGGTCGTGGCCGACAATTCGGATCTCCAGCGCCAGTAG
- a CDS encoding aldose epimerase family protein, translating into MKIMGIAAAALLFTACCSQPESTVRLFDAQAFTATVEGKPVTLYTLRNGDLTMQVTNFGARVVSLWTPDRNGVAEDVVLGYESIDRYLDNGGERFLGAALGRYANRIAGGHFTLDGKEYTLPQNDNGQTLHGGLKGFDSVVWDVESATDTTIVFRYRSADGEEGFPGNLDVTMTYTLTPANEFRIDYRAETDAPTVVNLSHHSFFNLKGEGNGTILDNELWIKADSTTPVDGVLIPTGELAPVEGTPFDFRQPTVIGARIESDNEQLKNGHGYDHNWVLSREGDGVELVASLYEPTTGRVMEVLTDQPGLQFYSGNFFNGKSIGKYGRPQSYRESVALETQHFPDSPNHENFPTTRLNPGETYTHTCIYRFSAR; encoded by the coding sequence ATGAAAATCATGGGAATTGCGGCCGCAGCATTGCTCTTTACGGCCTGCTGCAGCCAACCGGAATCGACGGTGCGTCTGTTCGACGCGCAGGCCTTCACCGCGACGGTGGAGGGGAAACCGGTCACGCTCTACACGCTTCGGAACGGGGATCTGACGATGCAGGTCACGAACTTCGGAGCGCGGGTCGTGTCGCTCTGGACGCCCGACCGGAACGGTGTGGCGGAGGATGTGGTTCTGGGTTACGAGTCGATCGACCGCTACCTGGACAATGGCGGCGAACGTTTCCTGGGAGCGGCTCTGGGGCGCTACGCCAACCGCATAGCAGGCGGTCACTTCACGCTCGACGGCAAGGAGTACACGCTTCCGCAGAACGACAACGGGCAGACGCTGCACGGCGGTTTGAAGGGCTTCGACAGCGTGGTTTGGGATGTGGAGTCGGCCACCGACACGACGATCGTCTTCCGCTACCGTTCGGCCGATGGCGAGGAGGGTTTCCCGGGGAACCTGGACGTTACGATGACCTACACGCTGACTCCGGCGAACGAGTTCCGCATCGACTACCGTGCGGAGACGGATGCCCCGACGGTGGTGAACCTGTCGCACCACTCGTTCTTCAACCTCAAGGGCGAGGGTAACGGGACGATTCTCGACAACGAACTGTGGATCAAGGCGGATTCGACGACTCCGGTCGACGGGGTCCTGATTCCGACGGGCGAACTGGCTCCGGTAGAGGGTACGCCGTTCGATTTCCGCCAGCCGACGGTGATCGGGGCCCGGATCGAGAGCGACAACGAGCAGCTGAAGAACGGCCACGGTTACGACCACAACTGGGTGCTGAGCCGCGAAGGCGATGGGGTTGAGCTGGTAGCTTCGCTTTACGAGCCGACGACGGGCCGCGTGATGGAGGTACTGACCGACCAGCCGGGACTTCAGTTCTACAGCGGAAACTTCTTCAACGGCAAGAGCATCGGCAAGTACGGACGTCCGCAGTCCTACCGGGAGTCGGTAGCGCTGGAAACGCAGCACTTCCCCGACAGCCCGAACCATGAAAACTTCCCGACGACGCGCCTCAATCCGGGCGAGACCTACACGCATACGTGCATTTACCGCTTCTCGGCGCGTTGA